One genomic segment of Helicoverpa zea isolate HzStark_Cry1AcR chromosome 22, ilHelZeax1.1, whole genome shotgun sequence includes these proteins:
- the LOC124641263 gene encoding uncharacterized protein LOC124641263: MSNVWSNELELTFIECFRAEPVLWDINLKDYKNKLKTHDAWMRISTVMEIPIDELKKKKGSLMSSYRSYKGKVKKSVQSGAGADEIYQPIWFAYEAMDAFLGDTLKCKKSMNTERGIKEPKEVNLEAIKENVEEMNENRSQSINTQKDSDQTIHRRKISSEVVDAGNVVKDALITFKSTLKRNPLQPIQQDDDCDLYGKLLANKLRKLSEKNRLKLMHDIDGMYLQYQFDDPLVMTPSPPHFYEPRTGTSSSTHSEPPFHYGQANQNTYYQNRQVISAPPSNIIIQSNRLIRTPDYPVLHLPENQDANTSDHNNDIVQTAFDLS; encoded by the exons ATGAGTAACGTGTGGAGCAATGAATTAGAACTAACATTTATAGAATGTTTTCGTGCTGAGCCGGTATTATGGGACATTAATTtgaaagattataaaaataaactgaaaacccATGATGCTTGGATGCGGATAAGTACGGTGATGGAAATACCAATTGatgaattgaaaaagaaaaaaggttcTCTCATGTCAAGCTATAGGAGCTACAAGGGAAAAGTTAAGAAGTCCGTTCAATCGGGAGCTGGTGCCGATGAGATATATCAGCCCATTTGGTTCGCTTATGAAGCAATGGATGCTTTTTTGGGAGATACTCTAAAGTGTAAAAAAAGTATGAATACG GAACGTGGAATAAAGGAGCCTAAAGAAGTAAATCTCGAAGCTATTAAAGAGAATGTtgaagaaatgaatgaaaatcgaAGTCAGTCTATTAACACCCAAAAAGACAGTGACCAGACAATCCACCGACGCAAAATCTCTTCAGAAGTGGTTGACGCAGGAAATGTCGTTAAAGACGCTCTTATCACCTTCAAATCCACGCTAAAAAGGAACCCATTACAGCCTATTCAGCAAGACGATGATTGCGATTTATACGGAAAACTATTAGCAAATAAGTTGCGAAAATTATCTGAAAAGAATAGATTGAAGTTGATGCACGACATTGATGGGATGTATTTACAATACCAATTTGATGACCCTTTAGTGATGACTCCATCGCCACCTCATTTTTATGAACCAAGAACAGGCACATCATCATCTACGCATTCAGAGCCTCCATTTCATTACGGGCAGGCGAATCAAAATACTTATTACCAAAATAGACAAGTAATATCAGCCCCACCTTCTAATATCATTATTCAATCGAACCGGCTAATTCGTACACCAGATTATCCTGTCCTTCATTTACCAGAGAACCAAGATGCAAACACATCTGATCATAATAATGATATAGTTCAGACAGCTTTTGACTTAAgttaa
- the LOC124641243 gene encoding uncharacterized protein LOC124641243, translating into MSVRYLPMTHLSKAIYTLARESRRQSRRESRRELEQELPTVHTGRGSRRALSIVRALDAYARQAFNQYSLFVVGMDSETTTAAAGLLCALAIYSYAIKKKQTIQKKQRKRRWWITTIHRNRTSATMEEQLNELVAEPTDEFKKFSRMSLNDFEYLLSQISTRISKQDTQLRKAIPAQIRLAITLRYLATGDDFESLHFLFKVSPQIISKIIPEVCHALCEVLEDEIKIPSCPEEWLRIERGFARKFPRAVGSIDGKHIVLDCPFNSGSVYYNYKRTYSIVLLALVDSQYNFMFADIGCQGRISDGGVFTNSILWNKMCTNSLNLPPPHPLPGSNIDVPYVFLGDGAFALSEHLMKPYPDQHNIGSAKREFNKRLSSARVVVENTFGILAARFRVFRKPIPLQPQKARLITYTCILLHNFLRRSSTSLHIYTPPGSIDMFDDDGVLIQPGSWRTDQENTSAFRNLRRVPRRSANNATEIRNEFTKYLSNI; encoded by the exons atgtcgGTACGATACTTACCAATGACTCATCTGTCA aaagccatCTACACACTCGCGCGCGAATCACGGCGCCAATCGCGACGCGAATCGCGGCGCGAATTGGAGCAAGAACTGCCAACTGTCCACACTGGCAGAGGTTCGCGCCGGGCTCTCAGTATAGTTCGCGCACTTGACGCGTATGCACGCCAAGCATTTAATCaatatagtttatttgtagtcggTATGGACAGTGAAACCACTACAGCAGCTGCGGGGCTACTTTGCGCTTTAGCAATTTATAGTTACgccataaagaaaaaacaaacaattcaaaAGAAGCAAAGAAAACGGAGATGGTGGATTACCACCATTCACCGAAACAGAACCAG TGCAACCATGGAGGAGCAGTTGAATGAACTAGTTGCAGAACCTACAGATGAATTCAAAAAGTTTTCCCGGATGTCattaaatgattttgaatatttgcTTAGTCAAATTTCAACACGAATTTCAAAACAAGACACCCAATTACGAAAAGCTATTCCTGCCCAGATACGTCTCGCTATAACACTGAGATACTTAGCAACAGGAGATGACTTTGAAAGCCTTCATTTTTTGTTCAAAGTTTCAccacaaataatatcaaaaattataCCCGAAGTTTGCCATGCCCTATGTGAAGTGTTAGAGGATGAAATAAAA ATACCATCTTGTCCAGAAGAGTGGCTGCGTATTGAAAGAGGATTTGCAAGGAAGTTTCCTCGAGCGGTTGGATCTATTGACGGCAAACATATTGTTCTCGACTGTCCATTCAATTCTGGTTCTGtatactataattataaaagaaccTACAGTATAGTATTACTAGCATTAGTTGATAGTCAATACAATTTCATGTTTGCTGACATTGGTTGCCAAGGCAGAATAAGTGACGGTGGAGTTTTTACAAATAGTATTTTATGGAACAAGATGTGTACAAACAGCTTAAATTTACCACCACCGCATCCATTACCAGGTTCGAACATTGATGTGCCCTACGTTTTTTTGGGGGATGGAGCCTTTGCACTGTCAGAACATTTAATGAAGCCCTATCCTGATCAGCACAACATAGGATCTGCAAAACGTGAATTCAACAAAAGATTATCTTCAGCTCGGGTagtggtagaaaatactttTGGTATATTGGCGGCCAGATTTAGAGTGTTTAGAAAACCAATCCCATTACAACCACAAAAGGCTCGCCTTATAACATATACTTGTATACTACTACATAACTTCTTGAGACGAAGTTCTACTTCTTTACATATCTATACACCACCCGGATCTATTgatatgtttgatgatgatGGAGTACTTATACAACCTGGATCATGGAGGACAGATCAAGAAAATACATCCGCTTTTCGTAACTTGAGAAGAGTACCTCGGCGATCAGCAAATAACGCCACAGAAATAAGAAAcgaattcacaaaatatttaagtaatatttaa
- the LOC124641266 gene encoding uncharacterized protein LOC124641266 — translation MSFNENKMFWEEFIAEYKTYPCLWKVKSKEFMNSEMRNTAFQHLIEKCKEIYPGADLAYVKKKIESLRNSYRRELRKIRKSTRTGSSTDEVYVPSLWYFNLLQFTSDQEEARAGISSLNSPPDSLTDESLMTEPPSPSNSSDAPSQKSTSTVRNKKETTTLAQKKAKFLDIASNELQNRYTSKEQAFGDSVAHDLEKMEELQGIIAKKLISEILFNGRMGLLNVGSSITVQPVVQPQNISSYSGPQPVPRFQPTAMQPPNIITLYPRNRQPYVNQGELSEQVSVPNLNIIDDVTINDIDNLNKYLKFNNNNNC, via the exons atgagtttTAATGAGAATAAAATGTTCTGGGAAGAATTTATAGCTGAATACAAAACTTATCCATGTTTATGGAAGGTAAAAAGCAAGGAATTTATGAATAGTGAAATGCGTAATACCGCCTTTCAACATTTGattgaaaaatgtaaagaaatttATCCCGGAGCTGATTTAGCGtatgttaaaaagaaaatagaatCCCTAAGGAATTCCTACAGGCGTGAATTGCGCAAAATACGTAAATCAACTAGAACGGGTTCATCAACAGACGAGGTTTATGTACCTTCTCTTTGGTACTTCAATCTGCTTCAGTTCACTTCTGATCAAGAGGAAGCCCGAGCTGGAATATCTTCCTTAAACTCTCCGCCTGATTCTTTGACAGATGAGTCATTG aTGACTGAGCCTCCTAGTCCCAGTAATTCATCGGATGCGCCATCTCAAAAGTCAACATCCAccgtaagaaataaaaaagaaactacaACCCTTGCTCAAAAAAAAGCTAAATTTTTAGATATCGCCAGCAACGAACTCCAAAACCGTTATACGAGTAAAGAGCAAGCGTTTGGGGACAGCGTAGCCCATGATCTCGAGAAAATGGAAGAGCTACAAGGCATCATCGCGAAAAAATtgatttccgaaattttatttaatggaaGAATGGGCCTTTTAAATGTCGGTTCATCGATAACTGTTCAACCCGTAGTTCAACCTCAAAATATATCGTCGTATTCAGGCCCACAACCCGTTCCAAGATTCCAACCAACTGCTATGCAGCCACCAAATATAATTACGTTGTATCCACGAAATCGTCAACCATATGTAAACCAAGGAGAATTATCTGAGCAAGTGTCTGTTCctaacttaaatataattgatgatgttacaataaatgatattgataatttaaataaatatctcaaattcaataataataataattgttaa
- the LOC124641259 gene encoding putative nuclease HARBI1 yields the protein MDIASFEFLLQLIEPKITKQNTRMRQSVTARERLIATLRYLATGRTYADMKFTCAISPQLLGKIIPETCKELFMALKDDFIKFPSTTEDWLEVARGFANTWNFEHCLGAMDGKHIAIKQPPHSGSYYFNYKSYYSIVLFAVVNANYEYLYIHTGTNGRVSDGGVIQETDFYDKLENGLLNLPPPSILRNSQIVAPYVFIGDDAFQLSDHVMKPYRKDINTPRNERIFNYRLCRARRTVENAFGITACRFRVLLSTISLENVNNIDYVVMACCALHNFLRRNSSNYMTIQCMDHENHNHTVTPGEWRQEQSHQLHGLLNRGRNCEERAKVIRKLFTEYYNNEGQVAFQSQFI from the exons ATGGATATAGcgtcatttgaatttttactaCAACTTATCGAAcccaaaattacaaaacaaaatacgagGATGAGACAGTCAGTGACTGCAAGAGAAAGATTAATTGCTACGCTGAGATATTTAGCTACAGGCAGAACTTATGCAGATATGAAATTCACGTGTGCTATATCGCCACAACTACTAGGTAAAATTATACCGGAAACCTGTAAGGAATTATTTATGGCATTAAAAGATGACTTCATtaag TTTCCGTCAACTACTGAGGATTGGTTGGAAGTTGCGCGTGGTTTCGCAAATACATGGAATTTCGAACATTGCTTAGGAGCGATGGATGGCAAACACATCGCTATTAAACAACCTCCACATAGTGGTTCTTACTACTTCAATTACAAATCTTATTACAGCATTGTATTATTTGCAGTTGTTAATGctaattatgaatatttatatattcACACTGGCACAAACGGTAGAGTATCTGATGGAGGCGTAATACAGGAAACAGATTTTTATGACAAATTAGAAAACGGACTGTTAAATTTACCACCCCCGAGTATCCTTAGAAACTCTCAAATTGTTGCCCCATATGTTTTTATAGGAGATGATGCGTTTCAATTGTCTGATCACGTAATGAAACCATACCGCAAAGATATTAATACTCCGagaaatgaaagaatttttaactATCGTTTGTGCAGGGCACGGCGAACTGTTGAAAACGCCTTTGGCATAACCGCTTGTAGGTTTCGAGTTTTACTATCCACTATAAGTCTAGAAAACGTGAATAATATTGATTATGTTGTAATGGCTTGTTGTGCTTTGCACAATTTTTTGAGGCGCAATTCTTCTAACTATATGACAATTCAATGCATGGATCACGAAAATCATAATCACACAGTTACTCCTGGAGAATGGCGACAAGAGCAATCACATCAGCTACATGGCTTGTTGAACAGAGGACGCAATTGTGAAGAGAGAGCTAAAGTTATAAGAAAACTGTTTACAGAGTATTATAATAACGAAGGTCAAGTGGCGTTTCAAAGTcaatttatataa
- the LOC124641264 gene encoding piggyBac transposable element-derived protein 4-like — protein sequence MYSGKEATTSNTGESESKTEKLVMRLMLPYLLRGHHLFMDNFYNSVKLSQKLLDLKTHSTGTLRSNREENPKNIANKKVKKGEHVWARKGKVYVSKWKDKRPVLMITTKVHPSLVEVRNRYRKTKLKPAEVDLYNRHMSGVDRSDQMVSYYSCPRTTIRWYKKVLFHFLDIAVWNAYFLFKKYKKNNANSYNYVNYREELIKVMIGISNLKIKGRDIINKNTIHDNRRFRPSTSSAPQPENSSVTENLMSGHWPEQVPSRPGTTKKFAFLKCKVCNKNKIRKETSYRCKGCPDKPPLCPSCFERTLPPVGPLICDRVSRIFYY from the coding sequence ATGTATTCGGGAAAGGAAGCGACAACATCAAATACAGGCGAATCTGAATCTAAGACAGAAAAACTTGTCATGAGGTTAATGCTTCCATACTTGCTACGTGGACATCATCTTTTCATGGACAATTTCTATAATTCTGTGAAATTATCACAGAAATTGCTTGACTTGAAAACTCATTCTACCGGTACCTTGCGTTCAAATCGTGAAGAAAATCCTAAgaatattgcaaataaaaaggtgaagaaagGTGAGCACGTGTGGGCACGCAAGGGCAAGGTGTATGTTTCAAAGTGGAAGGACAAACGTCCAGTCTTGATGATTACCACTAAGGTACATCCCTCTCTTGTGGAAGTGAGAAACAGATATCGCAAGACCAAATTGAAACCTGCAGAAGTTGATCTTTATAACCGACATATGTCCGGTGTAGATAGGTCCGATCAAATGGTATCCTACTACTCATGCCCTCGGACAACGATAAGGTGGTATAAAAAGGTGCTGTTTCACTTCTTGGATATTGCAGTTTGGAATGCATACTtcttattcaaaaaatataagaaaaacaatgCCAACTCATATAATTACGTAAACTACCGAGAAGAATTGATTAAGGTAATGATTGGGATCagtaatctgaaaataaaaggaAGAGACATAATCAATAAAAACACTATTCATGATAACAGGCGTTTCCGACCCAGTACTTCATCTGCTCCTCAACCGGAAAATAGTTCTGTAACTGAAAATTTAATGAGTGGCCACTGGCCAGAGCAAGTACCATCTCGACCTGGAACAACGAAAAAGTTTGCCTTCCTAAAGTGCaaagtttgtaataaaaacaaaattcgtaAAGAAACGAGCTATCGCTGTAAAGGGTGTCCAGATAAACCTCCATTATGCCCATCTTGCTTCGAAAGGACATTGCCACCCGTTGGGCCCCTTATTTGTGATAGAGtgtcaagaatattttattattaa
- the LOC124641275 gene encoding uncharacterized protein LOC124641275 — MSLLTLEKFDCNGESTSVGVRWERWKRALFIYLEASNIEKDVKKKASLLHFGGLDLQEVFYNIPGANVEPSEGGDVFKIAISKLDSYFAPKQSKVYERHTFRLLKQEPDEKFEKFLVRLRKQAEKCQFASRDENIIDQVTEKCHLPELRKKILKIGDEITLDRVITEVNTLEIVNKQLEEFKNPTKSNGNEEVNKVGRKDKRSFYNPKNIQLSLKTLWTFTSR; from the coding sequence ATGTCACTTCTTACATTGGAAAAGTTCGACTGTAATGGTGAATCAACCTCGGTAGGTGTACGATGGGAACGATGGAAGCGCGCATTGTTCATATACTTAGAAGCGTCTAATATTGAAAAAGATGTAAAGAAAAAGGCCTCTCTTCTGCATTTCGGTGGCTTAGATCTGCAAGAAGTGTTTTATAACATTCCTGGAGCTAATGTCGAACCGAGTGAGGGAGGGGACGTATTTAAAATAGCAATATCTAAACTAGACTCATACTTTGCACCAAAACAGAGCAAAGTCTATGAGCGACATACATTCAGGCTGCTCAAGCAAGAACCCGACGAAAAGTTCGAGAAGTTCCTAGTCAGACTAAGGAAACAGGCTGAAAAGTGTCAGTTTGCGAGTCGAGATGAAAACATTATCGACCAAGTAACGGAAAAATGTCACTTACCAGAACTAAGGAAAAAGATACTAAAGATTGGAGATGAAATTACACTGGACCGAGTAATCACAGAAGTAAACACACTagaaattgtaaataaacaattagaAGAATTTAAAAACCCTACAAAATCGAACGGGAACGAGGAAGTAAATAAAGTGGGAAGAAAAGATAAAAGAAGTTTTTATAACCCGAAAAATATACAGCTATCCCTAAAGACTCTCTGGACTTTTACAAGTCGTTAA
- the LOC124641278 gene encoding uncharacterized protein LOC124641278: protein MVGGDILGKDNEYIFKYRRVCHLHFESKYHTRNKTLSINAVPTLRLSSLFVKKRCHRNTTEQTLDVSLAAPSTSGLSSVGNRCLTDVTNQVLNMPPATPSTSGDQSQRQDERMDIDNDDLQKKTVHSVKSRIIKKCPGASEQQLHREIKKLQKDKDSSTTVKKSQKAQYKFCISKCFEEI from the exons ATGGTTGGAGGTGACATTTTGGGAAAGGATAATgaatac atcttcAAGTACCGAAGAGTATGCCACTTACATTTTGAGAGTAAATATCACACCAGGAACAAAACACTTTCAATTAATGCTGTCCCCACACTTAGGTTAtcaa GTCTTTTTGTCAAAAAACGTTGCCACAGAAATACTACTGAACAAACATTAGACGTTTCTCTTGCTGCTCCTTCAACATCag GGCTTTCTTCTGTTGGAAACCGTTGCTTAACTGATGTTACTAACCAAGTTTTGAATATGCCTCCTGCTACGCCTTCAACATCAG GTGATCAATCCCAAAGACAAGATGAACGTATGGATATTGATAATGATGATTTACAGAAGAAAACTGTCCATTCTGTGAAATCAC GGATCATCAAAAAATGTCCAGGGGCCAGTGAGCAACAACTACATAGAGAAATCAAGAAATTACAAAAAGATAAAGACTCTTCAACAACGGTTAAAAAAAGCCAGAAAGCTCAGTACAAATTCTGCATTTCAAAATGCTTTGaagaaatttaa